A genomic region of Candidatus Paceibacterota bacterium contains the following coding sequences:
- the rpsO gene encoding 30S ribosomal protein S15: MLTKIKKQKVIAEHAMHDTDTGSPEVQIAMLTKKIEELTKHLKKNAKDNHSRRGLLGMVADRQKHMKYLAKNYPKRHSAIAKKTGLK; this comes from the coding sequence ATGCTTACAAAGATAAAGAAACAAAAAGTCATCGCCGAACACGCTATGCACGATACAGACACAGGTTCTCCTGAGGTCCAGATAGCTATGCTTACGAAGAAAATCGAGGAATTGACCAAACATTTGAAGAAAAATGCCAAGGACAATCACTCAAGAAGAGGTCTTCTAGGTATGGTGGCAGACAGACAGAAACATATGAAATATTTGGCAAAGAACTATCCAAAAAGGCATTCAGCGATAGCAAAGAAGACGGGACTAAAGTAA
- a CDS encoding NYN domain-containing protein, whose translation MSVIKHKNQRVGIFIDTQNLYHSAKNLYGAKVNFGQVVKDALDGRVLIRATAYVITTESGDEKSFFEALGKVGITTKTKNLQIFPGGAKKADWDVGMAIDAISLSAKVDAVVLITGDGDFIPLVEYLKIKQGCQVEVVSFGKSTSAKLIEAVDGFMDLDVNPRKYLLGTGGGKR comes from the coding sequence ATGTCAGTAATAAAACACAAAAATCAGAGAGTTGGGATTTTTATAGATACACAAAATTTATATCATTCAGCTAAGAATCTGTATGGAGCCAAGGTCAACTTCGGCCAAGTCGTCAAAGACGCATTGGATGGAAGAGTTTTGATCAGAGCGACAGCATATGTCATCACCACAGAATCTGGAGACGAGAAAAGCTTTTTCGAAGCTCTTGGTAAGGTTGGTATCACGACAAAGACAAAAAATCTACAGATTTTCCCCGGTGGAGCCAAGAAAGCAGACTGGGATGTCGGTATGGCGATAGATGCTATATCACTTTCAGCAAAAGTGGATGCAGTGGTCTTGATCACAGGCGACGGAGACTTTATTCCGCTTGTAGAATATTTGAAAATCAAACAAGGATGCCAAGTGGAAGTAGTTTCCTTTGGTAAATCAACATCAGCCAAGCTCATAGAAGCCGTAGATGGCTTTATGGATTTGGATGTAAATCCGAGAAAATATTTGCTAGGGACGGGAGGGGGGAAGAGGTAG
- a CDS encoding helix-turn-helix domain-containing protein: protein MENNHYIEILKEIGLSEHESAVYFTMVSLGPSPVLKIARTSDVKRTTIYSVIDSLKEKGLVRVELKGFKSLFVAESPEKLEGILEQRKNKFKKHLLDFMQIYNKGGGESLIKIYEGLEAVKGVYESLINDIKNGEDYLIVSDAEKWFALDRDYFMDFTERRSKLPIKIRMLIQDNEDAQYLKKYQKNFNYTTRILPKETKLTTNLIVTPQKAVVHQLVPPIMAIVIENKNIIKMHQEMFEVMWKSLEDKESVGD from the coding sequence ATGGAAAATAATCATTACATTGAGATATTGAAGGAAATCGGGCTATCAGAGCATGAAAGTGCAGTGTATTTTACTATGGTTTCCCTTGGTCCTTCACCAGTGCTTAAGATCGCCAGAACTTCAGATGTAAAAAGGACTACAATCTATTCGGTTATTGATTCATTGAAAGAGAAGGGTCTTGTCAGGGTAGAACTGAAAGGTTTCAAAAGTCTTTTTGTTGCCGAAAGTCCGGAAAAGCTGGAGGGAATACTTGAACAGAGAAAAAATAAATTCAAAAAGCATTTGCTCGACTTTATGCAGATTTATAATAAAGGTGGTGGCGAGTCTCTTATCAAAATCTATGAAGGACTTGAAGCGGTGAAGGGGGTATACGAGAGTTTGATAAATGATATAAAAAATGGAGAAGATTATCTGATTGTATCCGATGCAGAGAAATGGTTTGCACTTGATAGAGATTATTTTATGGATTTTACCGAAAGGAGATCTAAATTACCGATAAAGATAAGAATGCTTATTCAAGATAATGAAGATGCTCAATATTTAAAAAAATATCAGAAAAATTTTAACTATACGACGAGGATTTTGCCAAAAGAGACAAAACTCACGACGAATTTGATCGTAACTCCGCAAAAAGCCGTGGTGCACCAGCTCGTTCCGCCGATAATGGCTATTGTGATTGAAAATAAAAATATTATCAAAATGCATCAAGAGATGTTTGAGGTGATGTGGAAGTCGCTCGAAGATAAGGAAAGTGTGGGGGATTAG
- a CDS encoding type II toxin-antitoxin system RelB/DinJ family antitoxin — MTTTVQIRIDDKIKKEIHKLYKSLGLDISSATKMFYSQSLMMKGIPFQPRTANGFTPEYEARIIKETEWAEKHGKRYKTVEEMFKALNK; from the coding sequence ATGACTACAACAGTTCAAATAAGAATAGATGACAAAATAAAAAAGGAAATTCACAAACTTTATAAAAGTCTTGGTTTAGATATTTCTTCTGCTACGAAGATGTTTTATAGTCAGTCTTTGATGATGAAGGGTATTCCTTTTCAACCAAGAACCGCGAATGGTTTTACTCCTGAATATGAGGCTAGGATTATAAAGGAAACTGAATGGGCAGAAAAACATGGTAAAAGATACAAAACTGTTGAGGAAATGTTTAAAGCATTAAATAAATAA
- a CDS encoding type II toxin-antitoxin system mRNA interferase toxin, RelE/StbE family, with product MLELVFSRQYKKAFKKVMRSGNFDKDKLMILVGILMKEEKLDEKYKDHALNGPLSEYRDCHVCNDLILIYKVNKTLGTLTLSNIGSHSDLFE from the coding sequence ATGCTCGAACTAGTATTTTCTAGACAGTATAAAAAGGCTTTCAAGAAAGTTATGAGATCAGGGAATTTCGACAAAGATAAATTAATGATATTAGTGGGGATATTAATGAAAGAGGAAAAATTAGATGAAAAATACAAAGATCATGCACTAAATGGACCGCTTTCGGAGTACAGGGATTGTCATGTCTGTAATGATTTAATCTTAATATACAAAGTTAATAAAACTCTGGGGACACTAACCCTTTCAAATATCGGCAGTCATTCGGATTTGTTTGAATAG
- a CDS encoding polyribonucleotide nucleotidyltransferase: protein MIKKEFSMELNGKKLSAEFNDLVENAHGSVLLRYGNTVILATAVISKEPKMGGDYLPLTVDYEEKFYASGQILGSRFMKREGKPSDEAILSGRVVDRTIRPLFDQWIRNEIQVVVTILSIEEDDPDVLGVVAASLALGVSKIPFHGPVSAVRIGKHKADGFQVNPTYTERENENYEIDLIACGKDGNINMIELGGDEAQENVIVDAMEKASEEIEKINEWQKSVIKEIGVQKLSIPAPVMPEEVKKLFATEIEPKLESYVMSGIPGGSKIGEIMDIWMKLAEEKLPEVDSHFAESLFEGKVDEMIHEQALKNNKRADGRGIDELRPLFAQAGGISPILHGSGIFYRGGTHILTALTLGGPSDAQIINGMEESNDAKRFMHHYNFPPYSTGETGRMGGTNRRMIGHGALAEKALEPMIPKQDKFPYTIRLVSEAMSSNGSTSMGSVCASTIALMDGGVPIKAPVAGIASGLMMDDKGNYKVLTDIQGPEDHYGDMDFKVAGTKSGVTAIQMDVKVSGVPIPALAEAFEKAKAARLKILDVILKAIPESRKDIASSAPKILVIKIKQEQIGGIIGSGGKTIKEIKEKTGADIDIEDDGTVYCTGKDGSAEKAKKIIEGMTHEYKAGERYEGEVVKITEFGAFVKIGYNTEGLVHISEIAPFRVDRVEKYLRVGQKVPIMVKGIDERERVSLSIKMADPKLFSAPAAATPIPPAK from the coding sequence ATGATAAAAAAAGAATTCTCAATGGAGCTCAACGGCAAGAAATTGTCGGCGGAGTTCAATGACCTTGTGGAGAATGCACATGGGTCTGTTTTGCTTAGATACGGAAATACAGTTATCCTCGCGACAGCTGTTATTTCAAAGGAGCCAAAAATGGGGGGCGATTATCTTCCGCTCACGGTAGATTATGAAGAAAAGTTTTATGCCTCAGGACAGATTCTTGGTAGCCGATTTATGAAGAGAGAAGGTAAACCTTCTGACGAAGCTATTTTGTCTGGTCGCGTGGTAGATAGGACTATCCGCCCGCTTTTTGACCAATGGATTCGAAATGAAATACAAGTGGTGGTCACGATTCTCTCCATTGAGGAGGATGATCCAGATGTACTTGGAGTTGTCGCCGCGTCTCTTGCTCTTGGAGTTTCAAAGATTCCATTCCACGGGCCAGTTTCAGCTGTCAGAATCGGCAAACACAAAGCAGATGGTTTCCAAGTAAACCCAACATATACAGAAAGAGAAAATGAAAATTATGAAATTGACCTTATCGCCTGCGGAAAAGACGGAAATATAAATATGATAGAGCTTGGCGGAGATGAAGCCCAGGAAAATGTGATCGTGGATGCCATGGAAAAAGCATCTGAAGAAATTGAAAAAATAAATGAATGGCAGAAGTCCGTCATAAAAGAAATCGGTGTTCAAAAACTTTCTATTCCAGCTCCGGTGATGCCAGAAGAAGTGAAAAAACTTTTTGCAACAGAAATTGAACCAAAACTCGAAAGCTATGTAATGAGTGGTATTCCTGGCGGGTCAAAAATAGGAGAAATAATGGATATTTGGATGAAACTTGCAGAAGAAAAGCTTCCTGAAGTTGATTCGCATTTTGCCGAATCTTTATTTGAAGGAAAAGTGGACGAAATGATACACGAGCAGGCTTTGAAAAATAATAAAAGAGCAGATGGAAGGGGAATAGATGAGCTCCGACCTCTTTTTGCACAAGCTGGCGGGATTTCGCCGATACTTCATGGCTCTGGAATATTTTACAGAGGAGGAACACATATTCTTACCGCACTAACACTTGGTGGGCCAAGCGATGCACAGATAATAAACGGTATGGAAGAGAGTAATGATGCAAAAAGATTTATGCACCATTACAATTTCCCTCCATATTCAACAGGTGAAACAGGTAGAATGGGTGGAACAAATAGAAGAATGATCGGTCATGGAGCCCTCGCAGAAAAAGCCCTTGAGCCAATGATTCCAAAACAAGATAAATTCCCTTATACGATAAGGCTTGTTTCTGAAGCGATGTCTTCAAACGGCTCGACTTCGATGGGATCTGTTTGTGCTTCCACAATCGCTCTTATGGATGGAGGAGTGCCGATAAAAGCACCTGTTGCTGGTATTGCATCAGGTCTTATGATGGATGATAAAGGGAATTATAAAGTGCTTACGGATATTCAAGGCCCAGAGGATCATTATGGAGATATGGATTTTAAAGTTGCGGGGACAAAGAGCGGTGTCACAGCGATACAAATGGATGTGAAAGTTTCTGGTGTACCTATTCCAGCTCTTGCCGAAGCATTTGAAAAAGCAAAGGCAGCGAGATTAAAAATATTGGATGTCATCTTGAAAGCAATCCCTGAATCAAGGAAAGATATTGCTTCGAGTGCGCCAAAGATTTTGGTTATAAAGATTAAACAAGAACAAATCGGTGGAATAATCGGTAGCGGTGGAAAGACGATTAAAGAAATAAAAGAAAAAACTGGTGCAGATATTGATATTGAAGATGACGGCACTGTGTATTGTACTGGAAAAGACGGCTCTGCAGAAAAAGCAAAGAAAATTATTGAGGGGATGACCCATGAATACAAAGCGGGGGAGAGATATGAGGGAGAGGTTGTGAAGATCACTGAATTCGGAGCTTTCGTGAAGATTGGGTATAACACCGAAGGTCTTGTGCATATTTCTGAAATTGCGCCTTTCAGAGTGGACAGAGTTGAGAAATATCTGAGAGTTGGGCAGAAGGTGCCGATCATGGTGAAGGGTATAGATGAAAGAGAGAGGGTAAGTCTTTCTATCAAAATGGCGGATCCGAAATTGTTTAGTGCGCCAGCTGCGGCTACGCCGATACCGCCAGCGAAATAA
- a CDS encoding TraR/DksA C4-type zinc finger protein, with translation MNIDTKRYKLQLEKEFKLVEGELRAIGRKNPSNPADWEAVETEIDSDHADVNDVADNIESYEENRAVLSKLENQYNDIKDALKRVADGTYGKCSVCGEEIPEARLEANPSAKNCIKHTK, from the coding sequence ATGAATATAGATACAAAAAGATATAAATTACAGTTGGAAAAAGAGTTTAAACTTGTAGAAGGTGAACTTAGAGCGATAGGGAGAAAGAATCCTTCAAACCCAGCCGACTGGGAAGCGGTTGAGACAGAAATAGATTCTGATCATGCAGATGTAAATGATGTGGCAGACAATATTGAAAGTTACGAGGAGAATCGTGCCGTATTGTCTAAACTAGAGAATCAGTACAATGATATCAAAGATGCGCTGAAGAGAGTTGCTGACGGTACTTACGGCAAGTGTAGTGTTTGCGGGGAAGAAATTCCAGAGGCAAGACTAGAAGCGAATCCGAGCGCGAAGAATTGTATAAAGCATACGAAATAA
- a CDS encoding YifB family Mg chelatase-like AAA ATPase, with protein MSFAKTFSAQTVGLGAEIIDVEVDLSKGLHSFSIVGLGDKAVEESRDRVSASIKNCGYKSPKNKNQKVVVSLAPADVRKEGPAFDVAISLAYLLADGEIKFDSKKKLFLGELSLDGKLRKINGVLPIVAEAKRRGFEEVFLPKENTKEAALVSDINIYGAENLGQIIGHLDEGDAPRKGKSREIDPETFEAEDEFISQKINPEPQTEILVEEDEAIIDFSEIKGQETAKRGLEIAAAGGHNIAMYGPPGTGKTMLAKAFSHILPPLSFDEILEITAIHSVSGNLKKDIISKPPVRAPHHTSSYVSLVGGGTVPKPGEVTLAHGGVLFLDEFPEFDRKVIEALREPLEEGEITISRARGSHAFPANFILIAAMNPCPCGNFGSKTKECICKPTDLLRYQRKISGPIVDRIDMWVEVSQINYEKLGEKENIKKETADIKKRVTKAREIQKERFTAGKRKIRTNSEMEAKDILKLADLEDKAKGILISSARKLDLSARAYHRVIKLARTIADLEGSESIKTNHILEALQYRPKRNQ; from the coding sequence ATGTCCTTTGCAAAAACTTTTAGCGCACAGACCGTCGGTTTGGGTGCAGAAATTATTGATGTAGAAGTTGATTTATCAAAAGGTTTACACTCCTTCTCTATTGTGGGCCTCGGAGATAAAGCAGTAGAAGAGTCACGTGATAGAGTTTCGGCTTCTATTAAAAATTGCGGTTACAAATCTCCTAAAAATAAGAATCAGAAAGTTGTTGTTTCACTAGCTCCAGCAGATGTTCGCAAAGAAGGTCCGGCTTTTGACGTAGCCATATCACTTGCATACCTTTTGGCGGATGGGGAGATCAAATTTGATTCAAAGAAGAAACTTTTTCTTGGCGAGCTTTCTCTTGATGGCAAACTTAGGAAAATAAATGGCGTTTTGCCGATTGTGGCAGAGGCAAAAAGGCGAGGTTTTGAGGAGGTCTTTTTGCCAAAAGAGAATACAAAAGAAGCAGCGCTAGTCTCTGATATAAATATTTATGGTGCAGAAAATCTGGGGCAGATAATCGGCCACTTGGATGAAGGCGATGCTCCAAGAAAAGGGAAGTCAAGAGAAATTGACCCAGAGACTTTTGAAGCAGAAGATGAATTTATTTCGCAGAAAATAAATCCAGAACCGCAGACAGAGATTCTCGTAGAAGAAGACGAAGCTATAATAGATTTTAGTGAAATCAAAGGTCAGGAAACTGCCAAAAGAGGGCTTGAAATAGCCGCCGCTGGCGGACACAATATCGCTATGTATGGGCCACCGGGGACAGGCAAGACAATGCTTGCAAAAGCATTTAGTCATATTCTTCCACCACTTTCTTTCGATGAAATACTGGAGATAACAGCCATACATTCTGTGTCTGGAAATCTGAAAAAAGATATTATTTCGAAACCTCCCGTCCGCGCACCACATCATACCTCTTCTTATGTTTCACTTGTCGGTGGAGGCACAGTGCCAAAGCCTGGGGAGGTGACACTTGCTCATGGCGGAGTGCTTTTCTTGGATGAATTTCCAGAATTTGATAGGAAAGTTATTGAAGCACTCCGTGAACCACTTGAAGAAGGGGAGATCACTATCTCTCGTGCCCGAGGTTCACATGCTTTCCCTGCCAATTTTATTCTCATCGCCGCCATGAATCCGTGCCCTTGTGGAAACTTTGGCTCAAAGACAAAAGAGTGTATTTGTAAGCCGACAGATTTGCTTCGATATCAGAGGAAAATCTCTGGGCCGATAGTGGACAGAATAGATATGTGGGTGGAAGTCTCGCAGATAAATTATGAAAAGCTCGGTGAGAAAGAAAATATTAAAAAAGAGACGGCCGATATAAAAAAGAGGGTGACAAAAGCGAGAGAAATCCAAAAAGAGAGATTTACTGCTGGAAAGAGAAAAATTCGCACAAATAGCGAAATGGAAGCCAAAGATATTTTGAAACTTGCCGACTTGGAAGACAAAGCTAAAGGTATTTTAATTTCTTCCGCAAGAAAGCTAGATCTTTCTGCTCGTGCATATCACAGGGTTATAAAACTCGCGAGAACCATTGCTGATCTTGAAGGGAGTGAAAGTATAAAGACAAATCATATCTTGGAGGCGTTGCAGTATAGGCCGAAGAGGAATCAATAA
- a CDS encoding HIT domain-containing protein produces the protein MKDPNCIFCKIVAGEIPAEKVYEDAGFLAFMDIRPLSPGHALVIPKEHYRWVWDLPAGRQVSPNIGEYFEVVRKIALAQKKVFNIDMVRCQIVGEEVPHAHIWVIPDPKTTRGDKKDFKGNKEKIIEALINIK, from the coding sequence ATGAAAGACCCAAATTGCATTTTTTGTAAAATAGTGGCTGGAGAAATACCGGCGGAAAAAGTCTATGAAGATGCCGGCTTTCTGGCTTTTATGGATATAAGACCGCTTTCTCCTGGCCACGCCCTTGTAATACCGAAGGAGCATTATAGATGGGTTTGGGATCTGCCCGCAGGCAGACAAGTGTCCCCAAATATCGGAGAATATTTTGAAGTTGTGAGGAAAATCGCTCTGGCACAGAAAAAAGTTTTCAATATTGATATGGTCCGTTGCCAAATCGTCGGTGAAGAAGTCCCCCACGCGCACATCTGGGTGATTCCTGATCCAAAGACGACAAGGGGGGATAAAAAGGATTTTAAGGGGAATAAAGAGAAAATTATAGAAGCCTTGATAAATATAAAATAA
- a CDS encoding nucleoside deaminase, with protein sequence MNHPDKKIMQEAIDFGLKNSTVGVIITEGEKIIIKTGGTIYSDSHDATGHSEIVAIRKACKKLGTNRLSDCWIYSTYEPCPMCMSAICWARMRGVVYAASQDDRNEKWKQMIIIPAKDIIEKSEHKPILIEEFMREEAKEILKY encoded by the coding sequence ATGAATCATCCAGATAAAAAAATAATGCAAGAGGCGATAGATTTCGGCCTAAAAAATTCTACTGTCGGAGTAATAATTACCGAGGGAGAAAAGATAATTATAAAGACAGGTGGAACAATATACTCTGATTCACATGATGCAACAGGACATTCTGAAATTGTAGCGATAAGAAAGGCTTGTAAAAAACTGGGTACTAATAGGCTTAGTGATTGTTGGATATATTCTACTTATGAACCTTGCCCGATGTGTATGTCGGCAATTTGCTGGGCTAGGATGAGAGGTGTGGTTTACGCAGCAAGCCAAGATGATAGAAACGAAAAGTGGAAACAAATGATTATAATCCCAGCAAAGGATATTATTGAAAAATCAGAACATAAGCCTATACTAATAGAAGAGTTTATGAGAGAGGAAGCTAAGGAAATATTAAAATACTAA
- the recJ gene encoding single-stranded-DNA-specific exonuclease RecJ, translating into MKNSSVREEIEEKYSKNLAEYPELLRKLLFYRGIKTAEEAREFLNPDFSGNHNPFLMKDMDKAVERVFSAIEKKEKIVIYSDYDADGIPGAVVLHDLFKKISDNLSAQGGPTFSWKSYIPHRVLEGFGLNDEAVDQFAKEKVDLIITIDCGIADIEEAKKIKKLGIGLIITDHHLPKEELPEAVAVLDPKRADCKYPDKNICGAGVIFKFVQAFLQKYGERYGVKLGWEKWLLDMVGIATVSDMVPLVGENRLFAYYGLKVLRKSPRPGIQKLLSILKIDQKNITEDDIGFMISPRINAASRMGEPEDAFILLSTKDEVEADKMARHLDKINSERKGIVAQMVKEIRKHWNEKDPEKKRRVLVAGNPDWKPSLLGLVANSLLDDHNGPVFLWGREEGRTLKGSCRSDGCVDIVEMMKDTAHLFDEYGGHSASGGFSVAFEKIDLLADGLELAYEKLSIKSDSLKEIIADLVLDIDNVNYDLEKELARLAPFGMNNTKPIFAFQKVEIFGVRIFGKNNEHLELLFKNKKGGKVSAIGFFTKPEDFGTKIAVGEKVDLLANIEKSTFRGRAEIRLRIVDIF; encoded by the coding sequence ATGAAGAATTCTTCGGTAAGAGAGGAAATAGAGGAGAAATATAGTAAAAATCTGGCGGAATATCCGGAGCTTTTGCGCAAGTTGCTTTTTTATAGAGGTATAAAGACGGCCGAGGAAGCTAGGGAATTTTTGAACCCCGACTTTTCTGGGAATCATAATCCATTTTTGATGAAAGATATGGACAAAGCAGTGGAGAGAGTTTTTTCCGCCATCGAGAAAAAAGAAAAAATAGTGATTTATAGCGATTATGATGCAGACGGTATCCCTGGAGCAGTGGTTTTACACGATTTATTCAAAAAAATATCGGATAATCTCTCCGCCCAAGGCGGACCAACTTTCAGTTGGAAAAGTTATATTCCTCACAGAGTGCTTGAAGGTTTTGGTTTAAATGATGAAGCTGTGGACCAATTTGCGAAAGAAAAAGTTGATTTGATAATTACAATAGATTGCGGTATTGCTGATATTGAAGAAGCGAAGAAAATAAAAAAGCTTGGAATAGGTTTGATAATTACAGATCATCATTTGCCGAAGGAAGAGCTTCCTGAAGCGGTGGCAGTGCTTGACCCGAAGCGTGCAGATTGTAAATATCCAGACAAAAATATTTGCGGGGCAGGCGTTATTTTTAAATTTGTGCAGGCATTTTTGCAAAAATACGGTGAGAGATATGGTGTTAAGCTCGGCTGGGAGAAATGGCTTCTCGATATGGTGGGTATTGCGACAGTTTCAGATATGGTGCCACTTGTGGGAGAAAATCGTCTTTTTGCATATTATGGTTTGAAAGTTTTGAGAAAATCGCCGAGGCCGGGAATTCAAAAACTTCTCTCTATTTTGAAAATCGATCAGAAAAATATCACCGAGGACGATATCGGCTTTATGATTTCTCCTCGTATCAATGCCGCATCAAGGATGGGTGAGCCAGAAGATGCTTTTATCTTACTTTCAACAAAAGATGAAGTGGAAGCAGACAAGATGGCACGGCATTTGGATAAGATAAATAGCGAGAGGAAGGGAATCGTGGCGCAAATGGTAAAAGAAATCAGGAAACATTGGAATGAAAAAGATCCGGAGAAGAAACGCCGTGTGCTTGTCGCCGGAAATCCGGATTGGAAGCCGTCGCTCCTCGGGCTTGTGGCGAATTCGCTTTTAGACGATCATAACGGGCCAGTTTTTCTTTGGGGTAGGGAGGAGGGTAGGACTTTGAAGGGCTCTTGCAGGTCGGACGGATGCGTGGATATAGTAGAGATGATGAAAGATACCGCGCACCTTTTTGATGAATACGGCGGGCATTCGGCGTCGGGCGGATTTTCTGTCGCATTTGAGAAAATAGATTTGCTTGCGGACGGTCTCGAGCTTGCTTATGAAAAACTAAGTATAAAAAGTGATTCTCTAAAAGAAATAATCGCCGATCTCGTGCTTGATATTGATAATGTCAATTATGATTTGGAAAAAGAATTAGCGAGACTCGCACCTTTTGGTATGAATAATACAAAACCGATTTTTGCATTTCAAAAAGTGGAAATATTTGGTGTAAGAATTTTCGGGAAAAATAATGAGCATTTGGAATTACTTTTTAAAAATAAAAAAGGTGGCAAGGTATCGGCGATTGGCTTTTTTACAAAGCCAGAAGACTTTGGCACCAAAATAGCTGTCGGTGAAAAAGTAGATTTACTCGCAAATATAGAAAAAAGCACTTTCCGTGGTAGGGCAGAGATACGGCTTAGGATTGTAGATATTTTCTAA
- a CDS encoding DUF5652 family protein produces the protein MDTQLNAALSAYFTAHPWIVLIIIWSIIWKLIALWKASKNDHLVIFIILAFLNTIGIAEIVYLAYLYIKEKKQTQNI, from the coding sequence ATGGATACACAATTAAACGCAGCGCTGTCGGCATATTTTACAGCGCACCCGTGGATAGTCTTAATAATAATTTGGTCCATCATTTGGAAACTTATCGCTTTGTGGAAGGCATCCAAAAATGATCATCTCGTGATTTTTATCATTTTGGCTTTTCTAAACACAATAGGTATCGCAGAGATAGTATATCTCGCATATCTTTATATAAAAGAGAAAAAACAAACTCAGAATATTTAA
- the ruvX gene encoding Holliday junction resolvase RuvX, producing MKYLGIDYGEKRVGIAISDNDGKVAFPKIVFENNTDLFKRISEFCIENKVEAIVVGESKNYKGEENKINPKIISFKRELSGLIKLPISLEPEFMSSMQVEKTFGKTEMLDASAASIILQTFLDKEKNRQEKKKQAEATIADKKITYDDFKKVEMKIGKILSVEPVAGSDKLLKLSVDFAEGTPRQILSGIAKYFSDYQTLVGKKVAFVTNLESREMMGLQSNGMILAAHTGDSLAIMEVPDFIKEGTELS from the coding sequence ATGAAATATTTAGGAATTGATTATGGAGAGAAAAGGGTAGGGATAGCCATATCTGACAATGATGGAAAGGTAGCCTTTCCCAAGATTGTCTTTGAGAATAACACTGACCTTTTTAAAAGAATATCTGAATTTTGTATAGAAAACAAAGTGGAGGCTATCGTCGTGGGAGAATCGAAAAATTACAAAGGTGAAGAAAACAAAATAAATCCCAAGATAATTTCTTTCAAGAGAGAACTATCTGGTCTTATTAAACTACCAATTTCACTTGAACCAGAATTTATGTCTTCGATGCAGGTAGAGAAAACTTTTGGTAAGACAGAAATGCTCGATGCTTCTGCCGCTTCGATAATTTTGCAGACATTCTTAGATAAAGAAAAAAATAGACAGGAGAAAAAAAAGCAAGCCGAGGCGACAATTGCCGACAAAAAAATAACTTATGACGATTTCAAAAAAGTCGAGATGAAAATAGGGAAAATACTTTCTGTCGAGCCGGTTGCCGGTTCTGATAAGCTTTTGAAACTCTCTGTCGATTTCGCAGAAGGCACACCAAGGCAGATTCTTTCTGGGATCGCCAAGTATTTTTCTGATTATCAGACACTTGTCGGAAAGAAAGTCGCTTTCGTCACCAACCTTGAGTCTAGGGAAATGATGGGACTTCAGAGTAACGGTATGATTCTTGCTGCACATACTGGTGATAGTCTCGCTATCATGGAAGTTCCGGATTTTATAAAAGAGGGGACAGAACTAAGTTAA
- a CDS encoding DedA family protein: MIQDIFNIIDPITIIKALGLIGVLSIVFAESGLFFGFFFPGDSLLFTAGLFASQGFLNIYILLFGSFLMAILGDSFGYWFGKKVGPKIFTKEDSIFFHKKHVERAQIFYAKYGNKTIILARFMPIIRTFAPILAGVGLMKYRNFITYNIVGGFLWSFLMVLGGFILGNVVPNVDRYILPIVSLIIIISIIPIFVEAYKSSRKLK; this comes from the coding sequence ATGATACAAGACATTTTTAATATTATTGATCCAATCACGATAATAAAAGCTCTCGGACTCATTGGGGTTCTATCTATTGTATTTGCCGAGTCCGGGCTTTTTTTCGGTTTCTTTTTTCCTGGCGATTCTCTTCTCTTCACCGCTGGACTCTTTGCTTCGCAAGGTTTCCTAAACATTTATATACTTTTATTCGGATCTTTTCTTATGGCAATTCTCGGCGATAGTTTTGGATACTGGTTTGGTAAAAAAGTTGGTCCAAAAATTTTTACAAAAGAAGATTCCATTTTCTTCCATAAGAAACACGTTGAAAGGGCACAAATATTTTATGCAAAATATGGCAATAAAACAATAATATTAGCCAGATTTATGCCGATTATTCGTACCTTTGCACCAATATTGGCTGGTGTCGGCCTCATGAAATATAGGAATTTTATCACTTATAATATAGTGGGTGGATTTTTGTGGTCATTTCTTATGGTTTTGGGTGGTTTCATACTAGGAAATGTTGTACCGAACGTAGATAGATATATTTTACCGATAGTATCTTTGATAATAATTATTTCAATAATTCCAATTTTTGTTGAAGCGTACAAGTCGTCTAGAAAGCTAAAGTAG